ATTTACGATACATGAGTTATGATAACTCATGATGATATTCACCGTAACATTATAGCAAATCACTTAGGAGTGACTTACATCAATCTCTTGAATTAGTATAGTagttatcgtaactcaaagtggttaTACAGTAAGTTTTTCTGTGACCAGTTATAGAAGaacggtatatatatatatatatatatatatatatatatatatatatatatatatatatatatataatttatattcTATGTCCGCGGGGTTGTGTGCTATGCACACAtcactaccggatacaggagctgtgccgagtgccaggggcactcgacaaaggcccaaaaacactcggcaaagggtttaccgagtgttacactcggtagaCGTTTTAACGACAAatgctagtttgccgagtgttttttgtcgcgcactcggcaaagacgttgccgagtgcccaaaaaacactcggcaaactttgttttcgaaaaaaataaaaaaaaaatgcgCCGCATTCGCTGCTCCCCTCGTCCATTTCCATCCGCCGCCgccctctgcttccccttcctCCCACCGCGCCGTCTCCTTGAGACGTCGTCATCCGCGACCATCGCGGGCTCCTACTCCGCCATGCCGCTGAGCTGCGACGCCCTCGCCGTGGCCACCTCTGCTCGCCGTCACCAGGAAGCCGCGGTGTCGAGCCTCCACCGCCATGCCATCCACCTCGACGAGCCTCGCCCAAGCCCGTCCTCGCCAGCGTCGTGCGTCGCCCACTCCTTCCTCGTGGAGCTGCGAACGCCGACGAGCATGCCACCAGATCCGCCGCTCCTCCCTCCGCCACCCCCACCACGCCCGTCACCGCCGGAtctggagagggagggccgggagGGGGGCAGCGtagccggatccgggagagggagggccgggaggggaggcggcgctgttggatctgggagagggaggagggccaGGAGAGGGAGGCGCCAGATCTAGTGAGGTGAGGGTGGGCCACGccggcgagggaggaggggagggcgggccatgccggcgagggaggaggggagggtgggccactccggcgagggaggaggggagggtgggCCACGCCAGCGAGGGAGGTGGGGAGGGTGGGCCGCTCTGGCAAGGGACGAGGGGAGGGCAGGCCGCGCCGGCGTCGAAGAGGGAGGAGGGCAGGGTGGGGCCGCACCGGCaccgagagggaggagggggcggcgcgcgcgcgtgcgAGGGGAGGGGGCGGGGCGTGCGCGTGCGCGGAGAAGGTGAGGGGACGTGCGGACGCGGCGCGGGGAGAAGGGGACGGGGCCGTGCGCGGAGAAGGGTAGGGCGTGTCCGCTGGGGAAGgttaaaaaatgatttttttcctttgccaagtgtcctagatctaggcactcggcaaagttttttttcattttttttcttctcctaaaaaatattttttcctttgccgagtgtcctagatctgggtactcggcaaagtttttttttattttttttcttctccttctttcccaggaaaaagattttatttctttgccaagtgtcgtaGATCTGGGCACACGACaaagtttttttcatttttttcttctccttcattcccagaaaaaagattttacttctttgctgagtgtaaaaaaaacactcggcaaaccccatctttgccgagtgttttttttgacactcggcaaacctcctctttaccgagtgttttttttgccgagtgttttttgcgcagcactcggcaaagaacttgtttgccgagtgcccaaaagaatacactcggcaaacataaaaacactcaggCAAATTTGACGTTTTCGGTAGTGCAAGCTGTTTTTGCCCGCCCCTCGCGCGTGCCTGTCCCAACGTGGGTTTTCCTAATTGGGCCACGCACGTGCACGTGGTTCTACTTCCGCGGTGGCTACCATGTATTTGGGCCATACCGCCGCTTCAACTCCCATGTATTTGGGATGTATTACCGCTTCCACTCCCGTTTTGCGCTTTCGTTATTGAGTTACAACTTTGTTTTGTAGTATTTACTATCTGGCTTATGTGTAGTTACAATCTTGTGCTTTGTTGTCTCTGCTCATATCCAAGtattgtaactctgttttttCTTCACATCTAGTTAGAACTGTGTTATTTTGTAGTTATTTAGCGCAGCGACGCATCGAGTTCATGATAAAACCGCAAGTGGCTAGGCGAACCAACGCCAAATACGTGCCTAGGGAATCGGGCGTGGCGAGGCAAACCAACGCGATCGCATGGCGTGCGATGCACAAACTCAACTATCATTGATTGTGTTACCTTCTTCCTAagaaccattgcttcttataagTGGGGTGTAGATTGTTTTCTCCCCACTAACTTAGCAAACTTCTCCATTCTATctatccctctcccttcccctctccaAGGATGCCCGGCCACAGTGATTCTGAGTATGACAACTGATATTTTAACTAGGAGGACCAGGCAGAGCTCGAGAGCGCCACCCTCCTTCGCCTGTCTGGTGGAGGCATGGGCCTTCGTGATCGCGgcgagtgcacttttttcttcccCTATTGCCCCAGCAAGATGCGATGAGCATGGACTCTACTCGACTAGCTGCAACACGCGAAGGCAATGCACAAGCTAAAGGAGCGCTGGCCCGAAGCATAGCACTCTGGCCACCTATATCCTCCACAACAACGCCATGGCCCACGACTGCGAGCTCGGTGAAGTGTGCAACGATAGTGGCAATGAGGAGGTGAAGCCCGTATGGACCAACATCAGGTGGCCAACAGAGCAGCCTGAGTAGAGCACAGGACGAAGGTACGCAACACAAAAGCTTGTGTGGTAATATTTTTTCTAATCAACCTCCTTTTATTTTTATCATATGTAGTTCCTGACATCAACTGAAGCTAACTATATTTTCAACACAGTGGACTGAGCACCACCTGTCCGAGGGCCCCTACTACAAGTCGGCCACAAAGTATGACGTAGAATCATCCTCATCTCACTGAACCCAGTACAAGCAAGGCCCATAAAATGAGGGTAGCAAGACCAGAGGAGGGtgcgtaaaggtcgtttggtatttccctatatttCCTCGCATGCAGAAGTTGTTTGCaaatgcaaagtcagccaagctattgcggtggcatggcgaagagcgtaagaaagatataaTGTTGAGGCACCCTGTTGATAGTCCATAGTGGAGGACGGTCAATATTATGTGCAATAACAACATCAGTCGAGATGTAAGGCACTTTTGGTTtggtttgagcacagatgggatgaattctTTCGACATGGTTAAAACCAATCACAGCACCAGGCCAGTAACGCATTGTATATACAATGTTCGACCTTGGCTTTTTATGAAGCAATCATACATCCAAATGACAATATTGATACAAGGGACAAAACAACgtagcaatgacatcgatgtgtatctGGAACCATTGGTCGTTGATCTACTAAAGATGTAGGTGTTTGGGACGAGTACGAAAAAACACTTCAGAGTTAAGGGAACACAtgtcgctacaatcaccgacctgccaggatGAGTTTGCTTGTTTGGCGAAAAGATAAAAGgatatactggatgtgtcgagtgcttggatggCACGGATGTGGTATGGCTACCAAACGACAACAAGAtggtttatatgggacaccataggttcctacctaagggtCACGCTTACTACAGGAACAAAAAATCATTTGATAGGACTATTGAGACTCGGGAACCTCTAGAGTATCGATGTGGGGGTGAGATATCTGAAGAAGTAAGCAAACTCTAAGTTGTCCTTGTGAAGGGGGCAGGGGCAGTACCCGTGCTAGCCAATGCTCTATGGAAGAAAATTTGGTTTTATGGAAATTACCTTATTGGGCACTGTTGAGTGTAGATCGCCGTCTTGATCCCATGCGCATTACTAAAAACATCAGCACTAACACACTGAACACATTGATGAACATGGGGGAGGAGATAGCGAAGGATTCACTCGAAACACACCAGAACAAGCAACACTTGGGACtcaggaaggagctacatcccaTAACTCTTGAGGATGGGCAGCGGAAACTTTCGATTGCATCATGGACCTTGAAAAAGGAAGAAAAGGTAATGCTCtgttctttcttcaatgaactcaaagtcccaacATGCTATTGTGTGAAcctgaagaggctagtgaacatgagagaactaaaGTTTGATTTGGGTGCATGAAGGCTCATGACCATCAAGTCATTATGACTCATCTACTTCTAGTTTCCCTTCATGGTATTCTACCCGACAAGGTCCGCGGCCCAATCACAAAgttgtgctcgttcttcaacatgATCTCACAAAAGGTCACTAATGTGACTAAGTTGGACTAGCTGCAGCAGGACATAGCCGATACTCTATGCAGGTTTGATATGCATTTCTCACTGACATTCTTCGATATGTCAATGCATCTACTTTTACATCCGCTTGACAagattagagcccttggcccaatgcacctacatcagatgttcccttttgaaaggcTGGTGAGCATTTTCAAGAAgaatgttaggaatagattcatACTAGTAGGGTGCATGGTTGGAGGATggacaacggaggaggccattgagttctgcacctATTA
The sequence above is drawn from the Miscanthus floridulus cultivar M001 chromosome 15, ASM1932011v1, whole genome shotgun sequence genome and encodes:
- the LOC136507614 gene encoding uncharacterized protein → MRRIRCSPRPFPSAAALCFPFLPPRRLLETSSSATIAGSYSAMPLSCDALAVATSARRHQEAAVSSLHRHAIHLDEPRPSPSSPASCVAHSFLVELRTPTSMPPDPPLLPPPPPPRPSPPDLEREGREGGSVAGSGRGRAGRGGGAVGSGRGRRARRGRRQI